The Streptomyces phaeolivaceus genome has a window encoding:
- a CDS encoding group II intron maturase-specific domain-containing protein, with translation MKRLRDKVRERTDRRRSGWDIRDVIADLNPVLRGWGNYFRTGNAADKFQNADRYVVWRLRRLMVKKRGRNLRRGQWQEWTEEWFSGHGLYRLRGTIRYPKAA, from the coding sequence ATGAAGAGACTCCGAGACAAGGTCCGGGAACGGACCGACCGCCGTCGGTCGGGATGGGATATCCGTGATGTGATCGCGGATCTGAATCCGGTCCTGCGCGGCTGGGGCAATTACTTCAGAACCGGGAATGCCGCCGATAAATTCCAGAACGCTGACCGATACGTGGTGTGGCGACTTCGCAGACTGATGGTCAAGAAGCGAGGGCGCAACTTGCGGCGTGGGCAGTGGCAGGAATGGACGGAAGAGTGGTTCAGCGGGCACGGCCTGTATCGACTGCGTGGCACCATTCGCTATCCGAAGGCTGCGTAA